One stretch of Candidatus Angelobacter sp. DNA includes these proteins:
- a CDS encoding cyclic peptide export ABC transporter, whose amino-acid sequence MNLLKFLLKQCRGMVAVTALTALFSGACNAGLIALVNLVINDPDGATVAFLTGFAALALGKIFTGVISQIWLIRFSQQAIANIRRELVRKILAVPLRQLEEIGAPRLMVALTDDINSITTALFAFPTLSVNIAILLGGSGYLAWLSWRVLIVMCLFIAFGACCYRLLITRGFRSLHLAREAEDRLFGHFRALTDGIKELKLHRERRGAFMNNGVQSATADFQRHNIAAETRFILAHNWGHLLFFLLMGLILFLLPTWEHLSTKTMTGYVMTTLYLMGPLAGVMGSIALFGRANVALQKIEELGLSLANQLSDSCTMQREEKTREWERLDLVAATHSYHREKEGSNFILGPIDLTFRRGELVFLGGGNGSGKSTLAKIVTGLYPPESGEILLDGRPVTDRNRDDYRQIFSAVFSDFFLFDSLIGLSNPRLDAQALDYLQQLHLEHKVKINNGVLSTTALSQGQRKRLALLTAYLEDRSFYLFDEWASDQDPLFKEIFYTQLLPELKMRGKTVLVITHDDKYFHLADRFIKLDYGRIEQGNTDRFRIIDGRLRSLTPVG is encoded by the coding sequence GATCCGGACGGCGCGACCGTCGCATTCCTGACCGGCTTCGCTGCCCTCGCGCTGGGAAAGATTTTCACCGGCGTCATTTCGCAGATTTGGCTGATCCGCTTTTCACAACAGGCGATCGCAAACATCCGGCGCGAACTCGTCCGCAAAATTCTGGCCGTACCTCTCCGGCAACTGGAGGAGATTGGCGCGCCGCGACTGATGGTCGCTCTCACCGACGACATCAACAGCATCACCACGGCGCTGTTCGCCTTCCCCACACTCTCGGTCAATATCGCCATTCTCCTCGGGGGCTCCGGTTACCTCGCCTGGCTGTCGTGGCGCGTCTTGATCGTCATGTGCCTTTTCATCGCCTTCGGCGCCTGCTGCTATCGCCTACTCATCACGCGTGGATTTCGGTCGCTGCATCTGGCCCGCGAGGCCGAGGACAGGTTGTTCGGCCATTTTCGCGCGCTGACCGATGGGATCAAGGAACTCAAACTGCATCGCGAGCGTCGCGGAGCGTTCATGAACAACGGCGTGCAATCCGCCACGGCGGACTTTCAACGCCACAACATCGCCGCCGAGACCCGCTTCATCCTCGCCCATAACTGGGGCCACCTGCTGTTCTTTCTGCTCATGGGTCTGATTCTGTTTTTGCTGCCGACATGGGAGCATCTCAGCACCAAAACCATGACGGGGTACGTGATGACCACGCTGTATCTGATGGGTCCACTGGCCGGTGTCATGGGCAGCATCGCCCTCTTCGGCCGGGCCAATGTCGCCCTGCAAAAGATCGAGGAACTCGGGTTGTCGCTGGCGAATCAATTGTCGGACTCTTGCACGATGCAGAGGGAGGAGAAGACGCGCGAATGGGAACGCCTGGATCTCGTCGCCGCCACCCATTCCTATCACCGCGAGAAGGAGGGCAGCAACTTCATCCTCGGCCCCATCGACCTGACCTTCCGCCGCGGTGAATTGGTTTTTCTCGGCGGCGGCAACGGCAGCGGGAAATCGACCCTGGCGAAAATCGTGACCGGCCTGTATCCGCCCGAGTCCGGCGAAATTCTCCTGGATGGGAGGCCTGTCACGGATCGCAATCGCGACGATTACCGCCAGATTTTCTCGGCCGTGTTCTCGGACTTTTTCCTGTTTGACAGTCTGATCGGCCTGAGCAATCCGCGGCTCGACGCACAGGCGCTGGATTACCTGCAGCAACTGCACCTCGAGCATAAGGTCAAAATCAACAACGGCGTTCTTTCCACCACGGCGCTTTCGCAAGGTCAACGAAAGCGGCTGGCGCTGTTGACCGCCTACCTCGAAGACCGCTCATTTTATTTGTTCGATGAATGGGCTTCCGACCAGGATCCCCTGTTCAAGGAGATTTTCTACACCCAGCTGCTGCCCGAACTGAAGATGCGCGGCAAAACCGTCCTGGTCATCACGCATGACGACAAGTATTTCCATCTCGCCGACCGCTTCATCAAACTCGATTACGGCCGGATCGAACAGGGCAACACCGACCGCTTTCGCATCATCGATGGACGTCTGCGCAGTTTGACACCCGTTGGATAA
- a CDS encoding MbtH family protein produces the protein MDETDNRTTYKVVVNHEEQYSLWPADRENPPGWRDTGQSGDRAKCLDYIKTAWTDMRPLSLREKMDRNGSSSPTR, from the coding sequence ATGGACGAAACTGACAATCGCACGACCTACAAGGTGGTGGTCAACCACGAAGAACAATACTCGCTCTGGCCCGCCGACCGCGAAAACCCGCCCGGCTGGCGCGACACCGGACAATCGGGCGACCGGGCAAAGTGTCTGGATTACATAAAGACCGCCTGGACGGATATGCGTCCGCTCAGCTTGCGGGAAAAGATGGATCGGAACGGCTCTTCATCACCGACCCGTTGA